A single window of Planctomycetota bacterium DNA harbors:
- a CDS encoding sugar phosphate nucleotidyltransferase, translating to MKGVILAGGTGSRLFPLTTVTNKHLLPVYKKPMIYYPLECMAKAGIEEVMLVCGGNNAGDYIRLLGNGHEFGLKHLTYTYQPDATGIAAALGLCERYVDGEPIMLILGDNVLEYSIKKQADNFRQQLADSGGKGAKILLAEVENPKAYGVAEMDGDKVVGIVEKPENPKSNKAVIGVYFYDGHVFDIVKTLKPSGRGELEITDVNNAYIDAGTMTADNVHGWWGDCGENLDFYHEAGKKIAEIGANKNP from the coding sequence ATGAAGGGCGTTATCCTCGCTGGCGGCACCGGTAGCCGACTGTTTCCGCTGACCACGGTCACGAACAAGCACCTGCTACCGGTCTACAAAAAGCCGATGATCTACTACCCCCTCGAGTGCATGGCCAAGGCCGGCATCGAGGAGGTCATGCTCGTCTGCGGCGGCAACAACGCCGGCGACTACATCCGCCTGCTCGGCAACGGCCACGAGTTCGGCCTTAAGCACCTGACCTACACCTATCAGCCTGACGCGACCGGCATCGCCGCCGCGCTGGGGCTTTGCGAGCGGTACGTCGACGGCGAGCCGATCATGCTCATCCTCGGCGATAACGTGCTGGAGTACTCCATCAAGAAGCAGGCCGACAACTTCCGACAACAGCTCGCCGACTCCGGTGGCAAAGGCGCGAAGATCCTGCTCGCCGAGGTCGAGAACCCCAAGGCCTACGGCGTCGCGGAGATGGACGGCGACAAGGTCGTCGGCATCGTCGAAAAACCGGAAAACCCCAAGAGCAACAAGGCCGTCATCGGCGTGTACTTCTACGACGGCCACGTCTTCGACATCGTCAAAACCCTCAAGCCCAGCGGCCGCGGCGAGCTCGAAATTACCGACGTCAACAACGCCTACATCGACGCAGGCACCATGACCGCCGACAACGTCCACGGCTGGTGGGGCGACTGCGGCGAGAACCTCGACTTCTACCACGAGGCCGGCAAGAAGATCGCCGAAATCGGGGCCAACAAGAATCCCTAA
- a CDS encoding FkbM family methyltransferase, whose product MLTRLRAHTDRRKLYSDTLSFVKEMYGRFLAKKLPLPLPFRNRVVRLNLNSEAQPVFARIGTTDTFIVGEIFHDNEYGWIHEHLIGTVRDVLDLGGNVGLSVRYWNASFPELRKVVVVEPDPENMAMLRRNIEPLSIDIERVEALVVSHDRPFWLDRSVNAAKFTMVETPPEPGQQPLPTVSISSLIAKFPDGIDLLKIDIEGGERELFEIADQWVPRMRNLVIELHGDLGQTQLRAALDGIGLRFKVVPSPNSRAVFGAFREDG is encoded by the coding sequence ATGCTTACTCGGTTACGGGCACATACCGACCGTCGCAAGCTGTATTCGGACACGTTGTCGTTCGTGAAGGAGATGTACGGCCGGTTTCTCGCGAAGAAGCTGCCGCTCCCGCTGCCCTTCCGCAATCGTGTCGTCCGGCTCAATCTCAACAGCGAAGCCCAACCCGTCTTCGCCCGAATCGGGACGACCGACACGTTCATTGTTGGTGAGATCTTTCACGACAACGAATACGGCTGGATCCACGAGCATCTAATCGGGACCGTCCGCGATGTCCTTGACCTCGGCGGAAATGTCGGGCTATCGGTGCGATACTGGAATGCGTCGTTTCCGGAGCTGCGCAAGGTTGTCGTTGTGGAGCCCGATCCGGAAAACATGGCAATGCTGCGGCGGAACATCGAGCCGCTGTCGATCGACATCGAGCGTGTCGAGGCGTTGGTCGTGTCGCACGATCGGCCGTTCTGGCTGGACCGCAGCGTCAACGCCGCCAAGTTTACCATGGTCGAGACCCCGCCCGAGCCGGGCCAGCAGCCGCTGCCGACCGTCAGCATTTCGTCGCTGATCGCCAAGTTCCCCGATGGCATTGATCTGCTCAAGATCGACATTGAGGGCGGCGAACGCGAGCTGTTCGAGATCGCCGACCAGTGGGTGCCGCGCATGCGCAATCTTGTGATTGAACTTCACGGCGATCTCGGTCAGACGCAGCTTCGTGCGGCCCTCGATGGGATTGGCCTGCGGTTTAAGGTGGTTCCCTCTCCGAACAGTCGCGCGGTCTTCGGAGCGTTCCGAGAAGACGGCTGA